A genomic window from Synechococcus sp. CBW1107 includes:
- a CDS encoding exonuclease SbcCD subunit D: MRLLHTSDWHLGRSFHGASLLQEQAAALSRIVELARDGAVDAVLIAGDLYDRAIPPAEAVQLFNDTLAQLRHCGAAVVAIAGNHDSHVRVSVYDPLLASFGVTIRGDVRRAHEPVLVSSRLGGSPVAIYPLPYLEPAVDGPGLARALEQETEVVPPTRLRHDEVTRLALERIRRDLQQRPHHRSVLVAHTFVAGGESSESERELTVGNVDRVSVEAFAGFDYVALGHLHGSQQLDGPRMAYSGTPLPYSFSEQHHTKSVRIVELNAAGQLTVEIEPLEVGRSLATIEGSLEQLCRDAQFEAAVEAKVRVILTDEVLPLQAMARLRQRFPHVAELRHRPPELLRSSASERNRQVHRSVSPFDLTSAFFADQQGRSTTEAEADLLRQALEAAARGGEG, translated from the coding sequence ATGCGCCTGCTTCACACCTCCGACTGGCATCTGGGGCGCAGTTTCCACGGGGCCTCGCTGCTCCAGGAGCAGGCGGCGGCGCTCTCGCGGATCGTCGAGCTGGCCAGGGATGGGGCGGTCGATGCGGTCCTGATCGCCGGTGACCTCTACGACCGGGCGATCCCACCGGCGGAGGCGGTGCAACTGTTCAACGACACCCTGGCCCAGCTGCGCCACTGCGGTGCCGCGGTGGTGGCGATCGCCGGCAACCACGATTCCCATGTGCGGGTGTCGGTGTACGACCCGCTGCTGGCCTCCTTCGGAGTGACGATCCGGGGTGACGTTCGCCGGGCCCACGAGCCTGTGCTGGTGAGTTCGAGGCTGGGGGGTTCGCCGGTGGCGATCTACCCCCTCCCCTACCTGGAGCCGGCCGTGGATGGCCCTGGCCTGGCCAGGGCCCTGGAGCAGGAAACGGAGGTGGTGCCACCGACCCGCCTGCGCCACGATGAGGTGACCCGACTGGCACTGGAGCGGATCCGGCGGGATCTTCAGCAGCGGCCGCATCACCGCTCGGTGCTGGTGGCCCACACCTTCGTGGCCGGTGGGGAGAGCTCCGAATCGGAGCGAGAGCTCACGGTCGGCAACGTCGATCGGGTGAGTGTGGAGGCCTTCGCCGGTTTCGACTACGTGGCCCTTGGCCACCTGCACGGCTCTCAGCAGCTTGATGGCCCTCGGATGGCCTACTCCGGCACCCCCCTGCCCTATTCATTTTCCGAGCAGCACCACACCAAGTCGGTACGGATCGTGGAGCTCAACGCCGCGGGCCAGCTGACGGTGGAGATCGAGCCCCTGGAGGTGGGGCGATCGCTGGCCACGATCGAGGGAAGCCTCGAGCAGCTCTGTCGTGATGCCCAGTTCGAGGCGGCTGTTGAGGCGAAGGTGCGGGTGATCCTCACCGACGAGGTGCTGCCTCTCCAGGCCATGGCCCGTCTGCGCCAGCGCTTCCCCCACGTGGCCGAACTGCGCCATCGTCCTCCTGAGCTGCTGCGCTCCTCGGCCAGCGAACGCAACCGGCAGGTGCACCGGTCCGTCTCGCCGTTCGATCTCACGTCGGCCTTCTTCGCCGATCAGCAGGGACGCAGCACCACCGAGGCCGAGGCCGACCTCCTGCGGCAGGCGCTCGAGGCAGCCGCCAGGGGAGGCGAGGGGTGA